TTTTTTGTTTCATGCCCGTCGAAAAGCCGCCGGCCCGGATGTCGAGAAGGTCGTGCAAGTCCAGTTGTTGGCTGAGCGTTTCGATGCGCCCGTCGGTTGCGGCGCGGGTCATGCCGTACAGCGAGGCAAAGTAACGCAGCGTCTCGCGCCCGGTCAGGCGGTCATGCAGGCCCATGCCGCCGTTGACCAGCCCGATGCTGGCCCGCACTTGCTGAGCCTGGCGCACGATGTCGTACCCGTTCACGCTGGCGGTGCCGGACGTGGGCGAGAGCAGCGTGGCCAGCGTTCTGAGCAAAGTGGTTTTGCCTGCGCCGTTGGCTCCGAGTAGGCCGAAGACCTCGCCGCTGCCGGCTTCCAGCGTGATGTTTTTAAGGGCCTGAAAGTCGCCGTACGCTTTACCGAGATTTTGAATCTTGAGCATCAGTTGTTTCCCTCGTCGCTGAAAATGTCTTCGATTTTGATGCTGAACAGCCGCGCCAATTTGAAGGCGAGCGGCAAACTCGGATCGTATTTGCCGGTTTCTAGGGCGTTGACCGTTTGCCTGGACACGTCCAGCTTGTCGGCCAAGTCGGCCTGGGTCAGGTTGTGTTCGGCCCTAAGGACTTTGATGCGGTTTTTCATGTGGGGCCAGACCAGTGCAGGCGAGTCATTCATACGCCCCCTTGCTGGAGCTGAGCGTGTTGAAGGTAGCGGAGAAGGCCAGTGACCAGGCCGCAGACAGCCAAAACAAGCTGAGCCAGTTGATATCGAGGCGGCCCAGCAAGCTGAGGGCCAGCAGCAGCAGGCCGCCGGAGGAGACAACCAATCCCGCAATGGCGTGCGCCTTGAGCAGGTTCAGGCGGCTGTACTCGTCGCTTACCCGGTACTGATACGCGGCCAGAAAGAGTTGCAGTGGCAAGAGCAAAAGTGCGTAGCTGCCGCCGACCTGAGCCAGACTCAGCGGTGTGGCTAAGTAGACGGCGATGAAAGGGAACGACAGCACAGTGGGCAAAATGACTTCCAACCACTGATAACGCTGAATTCTGGTGGCGCGGGTTTCATGAGTTTTCAGCATGTCTGTCCCCTTTGAGGCGGCGCTCCGAAGTTCCACGGTTCAAGATCCAATTGGTGAGTGCCATAGCCAGTAGCCCCAGCATGAGCACACCGTAAGCAGCCATGAACGACAGACTGGGCGGCACTGAAACTGACCGCTCTGCATTGAAGATCGTCCAGCCGATAAGAGCTGACAGCCCTGTCGATGTGACCATCCCAGCCACCATCCAGCTCTTCATGAATTTGAGTTTGCCGAGTTCGTCTAGCGCCCGGTATTGCCTGATCCAGATCCAGAACCCAGACATGGTAGCGGCGGCGGCGACACTCCAGTACACCCAGGCGTCTAGAGGTCGCTGCCAGTAGCCGACGAAGAAGAGCGCCACGAAGACAATCATATAAATAAGTTCCAGTGTGCGGCTGGCTGTCCAAGCCCGCTCACGGCGTGTGGCCCTCATTTCCCCCCCTTCGCCAGCACCGCGCCGCGCACCACTGCCGCCGTATACATCACCATGCCGAACACGT
The DNA window shown above is from Deinococcus detaillensis and carries:
- a CDS encoding helix-turn-helix transcriptional regulator — its product is MKNRIKVLRAEHNLTQADLADKLDVSRQTVNALETGKYDPSLPLAFKLARLFSIKIEDIFSDEGNN
- a CDS encoding ABC transporter ATP-binding protein; amino-acid sequence: MLKIQNLGKAYGDFQALKNITLEAGSGEVFGLLGANGAGKTTLLRTLATLLSPTSGTASVNGYDIVRQAQQVRASIGLVNGGMGLHDRLTGRETLRYFASLYGMTRAATDGRIETLSQQLDLHDLLDIRAGGFSTGMKQKIVVARALIHDPPVLLLDEAASGLDVLARRILLDLVLALKTRERLIVYSTHVMSEVEELCDRVAVIAGGEVLKVGTVPELVADSGESNLERAFFKLLSEQKQNQRGKAVLRG